In a genomic window of Shouchella clausii:
- a CDS encoding YbaB/EbfC family nucleoid-associated protein has protein sequence MKNMGNMMKQMQKMQKQMMKAQEELKEKTVEATVGGGMVTVIASGDKRILEVNISEDVVDPDDVEMLQDLIIAATNEALKKVDELVEQDLGKFTKGLNMPGMF, from the coding sequence ATGAAGAACATGGGTAATATGATGAAGCAAATGCAAAAAATGCAAAAACAAATGATGAAAGCACAAGAGGAGTTAAAAGAAAAAACAGTTGAAGCAACTGTCGGCGGCGGAATGGTGACCGTTATTGCTTCCGGGGACAAACGGATTTTGGAAGTGAACATTTCTGAAGATGTCGTTGACCCTGATGATGTTGAAATGCTACAAGATCTTATTATTGCCGCAACAAATGAAGCGCTGAAAAAAGTTGACGAATTGGTTGAACAAGACCTTGGGAAATTCACAAAAGGACTGAACATGCCAGGAATGTTCTAG